The segment ATGGACCTCGGCTACCGCGCCTGCGGCACCCTCGCCGTCGCCCTCGACGCCGACGACCGCCTCCACCTGCGGGAACTGCACGCCCTCCAGCGGCGCTGCGGCCTGGAATCCGAGTGGCTCACCGGCCGCGAGTGCCGCCGCCTGGAGCCCATGCTCGCCCCCGGGGTGCGCGGCGGGCTGCGCGTCGACGGGGACCACCAGGTGGACCCGCGCCGCCTCGCCGCCGCCCTGCTCACCGCCTGCGAGCGGGCCGGGGTGCGCATCCACCGCGCCGGCGCACGCCGGCTGCTCGTCACCGCCGACCGGGCCCGCGGGGCGCTCCTCGACGACGGCACGGAGCTCCTCGCCGACCAGGTGGTCCTCGCAGCGGGCTCGCTCAGCGGCCGGCTGGAGGGCGTACCGGAACAGGTGCTGCCGCCCGTACGGCCGGTCAAGGGACAGGTGCTGAGGCTGGCCGTACCGCCCGCCTACGCGCCGTTCCTGTCCCGGACGGTACGGGCCGTGGTGCGCGGCAGCCACGTCTACCTGGTCCCGCGCGAGAACGGCGAGCTCGTCATCGGCGCCACCAGCGAGGAACTCGGCTGGGACACCACCGTCACCGCGGGCGGGGTCTACGAGCTGCTGCGCGACGCCCACGAGCTGGTCCCCGGCATCACCGAGCTGCCGCTGGTCGAGACCCGGGCCGGGCTGCGCCCGTGCTCCCCCGACAACGCCCCGCTGCTCGGCCCGACCGACCTGCCCGGACTGCACCTGTCCACCGGCCACTACCGCAACGGGGTGCTGCTGACCCCGCTCACCGGCGACGTGATGGCGGAGCTGCTGACCACCGGCGCCGTGCCGGAGATCGCCCGTCCGTTCTCCCCCCGCCGCTTCTCCCCCGCACGTCAGGAGTCGTACGCATGACCATCTCCGTCAACGGCGAGCCGCGCGAGGTCGCGGCCGGCACCACCCTCGACGCGGTGGTCGCCACCCTCACCACGGCCCCGTCCGGCGTGGCCGCCGCCCTCAACGAGACGGTCGTCCCACGCGGCCGGTGGTCCCTCACCCCGGTCGGCGACGGCGACCGGGTCGAGGTCCTCACCGCGGTCCAGGGAGGCTGAGCGCGATGGCCGACGACCTGTTCGCCCTGGGCGGCCGGACCTTCTCCTCCCGCCTGATCATGGGCACGGGCGGCGCCCCGAGCCTGGAGATCCTGGAACGCGCCCTGATCGCCTCCGGCACCGAGCTGACCACGGTGGCGATGCGCCGCCTGGACCCGACGGTGCAGGGCTCGGTCCTGTCGGTGCTGTCCAAGCTGGACATCGCGGTCCTGCCGAACACCGCGGGCTGCTTCACCGCCGGCGAGGCCGTCCTGACGGCCCGGCTGGCGCGGGAGGCCCTGGGCACGGACTGGGTCAAGCTGGAGGTGGTCGCGGACGAACGGACCCTGCTGCCGGACGGGGTGGAACTGCTGGACGCGGCGGAGGTCCTGGTCGACGAGGGCTTCACGGTCCTCCCCTACACCAACGACGACCCGGTGCTGGCCCGGAAGCTGGAAGACGTGGGCTGCGCGGCGATCATGCCGCTGGGCTCCCCGATCGGCTCCGGGATGGGCATCCGCAACCCGCACAACTTCGAGCTGATCGTGGAGCGGGCCGGGGTCCCGGTGATCCTGGACGCGGGGGCGGGGACGGCGTCGGACGCCGCCCTGGCGATGGAGCTGGGCTGCGCGGCGGTCATGCTGGCCTCGGCGGTCACCCGCGCCCAGGAGCCGTCCCTGATGGCGGCGGCCATGCGCGACGCCGTCTCGGCGGGCCGCCTGGCCCACCGAGCGGGCCGCATCCCGCAACGCCGCTTCGCGGAAGCCTCGTCCCCGACGGAGGGCCGCGCCACCCTGGACCCGGAGCGGCCGGCGTTCTGAGGGGGCCGCGGGGCTCGCGACGGGGGCACGCCATCTCCCCCTCGAGGGGCGGACGCGGAACGGCGCCTGCCCACCCGCCCCCGGGTGCGGGCGGTGGGATGGGGGGCGGCGTCCCGCCGGGCGGTGACCGGACAGCCGGACGGGATCCGGGAGGAGCGGGGCCCCACTCGGCGGTCTCAGGGATGGGTTGGGGCTTTCCCGTCAGTCTCATCGTCCTTCCGCGTCGGGCCACCCTGTCAAGGGTCGCCGCAGGCGATCGCGCAGCGACGCGACCGAAGGGAGCGCCCTTGACAGGGCGGCCCGGACCGGAAGGACAGTGGGACTGACGGGAAACCCCCAGACCGGCTCTGAGACCGCTGAACGGGGCACCGCCTTCCCCCCGGCCCCGCCCGGCATCCCACCGCCGCCCCGCCCCCGCACCCCGAGCCAGCACCCCGAGCCACCGGCACCGCCCCGCCGGACCCGCCCCCGCACCCCCGCGCCCCCGAGCCCCGCCCCCGCATGTCACGGCTGCGCTGCAAGCGTGGACGCCCCGGCCGGGGGTGGCGGAGGTCCTCGTAGAATCGCCGGGTGGATACGACCCTGGATGACCCCCTCGTCGGGCGCGTGCTCGACGGCCGCTACCGCGTCGACGCGCGCATCGCCGCAGGCGGCATGGCGACGGTCTACCGGGCGCTCGACACCCGCCTCGACCGCGTCCTGGCGCTCAAGATCATGCACCCGGACCTGGCCGCCGACACCGCCTTCGTGGACCGTTTCATCCGCGAGGCGAAGTCCGTCGCACGCCTGGCCCACCCCAACGTCGTGGCCGTCTTCGACCAGGGCACGGACGGGCCGTACACCTACCTGGCGATGGAGTACATCTCCGGCTGCACCCTGCGCGACGTCCTGCGCGAGCGCGGCGCGCTCCAGCCGCGGGCCGCGCTCGACATCCTCGAACCGGTCCTCGCCGCCCTCGCCGCCGCCCACCGCGCCGGCTTCGTCCACCGGGACATCAAGCCCGAGAACGTCCTGATCGGCGACGACGGCCGGGTCAAGGTCGCGGACTTCGGCCTGGTCCGCTCCGTGGACGCCGCCACCCACACCACCGGCTCCGTCCTCGGCACCGTCTCCTACCTCGCCCCCGAGCAGATCGAGGACGGGGTCTACGACACCCGCGTGGACGTCTACGCCTGCGGCGTCGTCCTGTACGAGATGCTCACCGGCTCCAAGCCGCACACCGGCGGCACCCCGGCGCAGGTCCTGTTCCAGCACCTCAACGAGGACGTCCCGCCCCCGTCGGCCGCCGTCCCCGGGCTCCCCGCCGCCCTCGACGAGCTCGTCGCCCGGGCCACCGCCCGCACTCCGGAGCTGCGCCCCACGGACGCCGCCGCCCTGCTGGGCCTGGCCCGCGAGGCACGGGCGCGGACAGGCGAGGCCGAGCTGGACGCCGTGCCGCCGCAGGCGCGGTCCACCGAACGGTCCGCCGCCGAGGACCGCACCAGCGTGATCCCGCGCCCCCTGGCGGGGCAGGCCGCCGAGCCCGTCCTGCACCACACCTCGCGCCTGGAGCGGCCCACCGCCCCGGCGCCCGAGGCGCCCCCGGCGCCCCGTCGGCAGCGCCGCGGCACGTTCCTCGTCATCGCCGCGGTCCTGCTCGCCCTGGGCATCGGCACCGGCGTCTGGTACATCAACTCCGGGCAGTTCACCAAGGTCCCCAACCTCCTCGGCAAGACGGAGGACCAGGCCAGGGCGGAGCTCTCCGCCGCCGGGCTCGGCGTCAAGAAGGTCGACCGGAAGTTCAGCGAGGCCTTCGACCGCGGGACGGTCATGGACTCCGACCCCGCCGGCGGCAAGAAGATCCGCGGCAACGGCGCGGTGACCCTGACCGTCTCGCGCGGCCCCGAGCTGGTCAGCGTGCCCGACCTCAAGGGCCGCCCGCTGGAGGACGCCAAGGCGGAGCTGACGAAGGCCGGGCTGGCCCCGGGCATCGTCACGCAGGCCTTCAGCCAGGACGTGGCCCAGGGCTCGGTGATCTCCACCGACCCGGCGGGCGGCCAGAAGCGGGCCCCCGACTCCGCCGTCGCCCTCCAGGTCAGCAAGGGCCGTCCGGTGCAGGTCCCCAGCGTCACCGGACAGCCCGCCGACCAGGCGCGCGCCGCGCTGGAGGCCCTCGGCCTGAAGGTGGCGACCTCCCCCGACCAGGTCAACTCCCCCGCGCCCGCCGGAACGGTCGCGAACCAGTCGGTCGCCGCGGGCACCCAGGCGGCGGGCGGGGACACCGTCACGCTGACCCTCTCCAAGGGCCCCCGCCCCGTCCAGGTGCCGAACGTCGCCGGCCAGGACGTGGACACGGCCCGCAAGACCCTGGAGGCCCTGGGCTTCAAGGTGAAGGTGGAGCGCCCCTTCCTGTCCTTCAGCAGCACGGTGGACACCCAGTCGCTGCCCGCCGGGCAGAGCGCCCCCGAGGGCAGCACGATCACCATCAAGACCAAGGGGCTCTGAGCAGCGGTGCTTCGCAATCCCGTGGGCGGGCACGTGCCCGTCGCCGGCGGGCTCGCCTCGGTGGGCCTGACGTACGCCCGTGAGATGGGCGCCGAGGCCGTCCAGGTCTTCGTCGCCAATCCGCGCGGCTGGGCCACCCCGACCGGGAACCCGGCGCAGGACGAGCTGTTCCGCGCGCAGTGCGCCGAGGAGTCGGTCCCGGCGTACGTGCACGCCCCGTACCTGATCAACTTCGGCTCGCACACCGAGGCGACCGTGGAGAAGTCGGTGGAGTCCCTGCGGCACTCCCTGCGCCGGGGCCGGGAGATCGGCGCGCTCGGGGTGGTCGTGCACACCGGGTCGGCGACCGGCGGCCGCCCGCGCGAGGCGGCGTACGCGCAGGTCAGAGAGCACATGCTGCCGCTGCTGGACGAGCTGACGCACGAGGACGACCCGTTCCTGCTGCTGGAGTCCACGGCCGGGCAGGGCTCCTCGCTCTGCTCGCGCACCTGGGACTTCGGCCCGTACTTCGAGGCGCTGGACCACCACGAGAAGCTGGGCATCTGCCTGGACACCTGCCACATCTTCGCGGCGGGCCACGACCTGGCGGAGCCGGGAGGCACCAAGCAGACGCTGGACCTGCTGGTGGACACGGTCGGCGCGGGCCGGCTCAAGCTGATCCACGCCAACGACTCCAAGGAAGGCGTCGGCGCCCACAAGGACCGGCACGCCAACATCGGCCAGGGGCACATCGGCCGCGAGGCCTTCGCCGAGCTGTTCTCGCACCCGGAGATGGACGGCGTACCGCTGATCATCGAGACGCCGGGCGGCAAGGAGGGGCACGCGGCGGACGTGGCCCTGCTGAAGGAGCTCCGCGACCTGCACTGACACCGCGAACATCCTGAGGGAATACCCCTGGGGGGTATACGGTTCCACCAGTCGGCGGGACCGCCACCCGGCGTTCCCCCGGGCCTTCAGGGGGTAGTCATGGAACAGGCGCACGAGCACCACGAGCACCATGAACATCACGAGCACCACCACGGAGACCACGGACACCACGGTCACGAGAGCCACGGCGGCCACGCCGGACACGAGAGCCACGCCGACCACGGCAGCCACGCCCACCACGCCGGACCCGTCGGCTGGGGCATGGCCGCCAAGGCCACCCTCCACTGCCTCACCGGCTGCGCCATCGGCGAGGTGCTCGGCATGATCGTCGGCACCGCCCTGAGCTGGGGGAACCTCCCGACGATGGTCCTGGCCATCGTCCTCGCGTTCTTCTTCGGCTACGCCCTCACCCTGCGCGGCATCCTGGCCGCCGGCGTGGACCTCCGTTCGGCCGTCCGGGTGGCGCTGGCCGCGGACACCCTGTCGATCGCCGTCATGGAGCTGATCGACAACGGCGTCATCGCCGTCTGGCCGGGGGCCATGGACGCCCACCTCTCGGAAGGGCTGTTCTGGTTCGCCCTCGCGGTCTCGCTCGCGCTCGCCTTCGTCGTGACGACCCCGGTCAACAAGTGGATGATCGGCCGCGGCAAGGGCCACGCCGTCGTCCACCAGTACCACTAAGGGAGGGTCACAGCTCCGGACCGTCCCCCGGCCCCTCCTGGTACGAGTAGCGCTGCTCGCGCCAGGGGTCGCCGATGTTGTGGTAGCCGCGCTCCTCCCAGAAGCCGCGGCGGTCGGCGGTCATGTACTCGATGCCCCGGACCCACTTGGGCCCCTTCCAGGCGTACAGGTGCGGGACCACCAGGCGCAGCGGGAAGCCGTGTTCGGCCGTCAGCGGTTCGCCGCCCATGTGGGTGGCGAAGACGGTCCGGTCGGAGGCGAAGTCCGCCAGTCTCAGGTTCGAGCTGAAGCCGTACTCGGCCCACACCATCACGTGCGTGACCTGCGGGGCGGGCGGGGCCAGGGAGAGGATCTCGCGGGCCAGCACCCCGCCCCATTCGGCGCCCTGCATGCTGAACTTGGTGACGCAGTGCAGGTCGGCCACCACGGAGTCGAACGGCAGCGCCGCGAACTGCTCGTGGTTCCAGCAGTGCTTCTCACCGTCGGCCGTCGCCCCGAAGACGCGGAACTCCCAGCGGTCCGGCTTGAACTTGGGGACGGGCCCGTAGTGGGTGACCGGCCAGCCCCTCTGCAACCGCTGCCCCGGAGGGAGCTCGACCTGCTCTGCTCCCGGAAATTCCCGGCTGTCCGGCTGACCCATGCCTCCATGGTGACAGACGTGGCGGGGTGGTCACGACCAGGTACGAAACGAAACGGGCAACTACCAGCAACTCATACTAAGGAGGCACTTACTGGACGGCCCCGTACGGCGGTGCAAAGATGCGCGCACTACCCAGTCACCTCGCTGACATTGCCTGGAAGGAGCCTCTGCGATGCAGGGCGACCCCGAGGTCCTCGAGTTTCTGAACGAGCAGCTGACCGGCGAGCTCACGGCCATCAACCAGTACTGGCTGCACTACCGCATCCAGGACAACAAGGGGTGGACGAAGCTCGCCAAGTACACG is part of the Streptomyces katrae genome and harbors:
- a CDS encoding deoxyribonuclease IV — translated: MLRNPVGGHVPVAGGLASVGLTYAREMGAEAVQVFVANPRGWATPTGNPAQDELFRAQCAEESVPAYVHAPYLINFGSHTEATVEKSVESLRHSLRRGREIGALGVVVHTGSATGGRPREAAYAQVREHMLPLLDELTHEDDPFLLLESTAGQGSSLCSRTWDFGPYFEALDHHEKLGICLDTCHIFAAGHDLAEPGGTKQTLDLLVDTVGAGRLKLIHANDSKEGVGAHKDRHANIGQGHIGREAFAELFSHPEMDGVPLIIETPGGKEGHAADVALLKELRDLH
- the thiS gene encoding sulfur carrier protein ThiS, whose amino-acid sequence is MTISVNGEPREVAAGTTLDAVVATLTTAPSGVAAALNETVVPRGRWSLTPVGDGDRVEVLTAVQGG
- a CDS encoding thiazole synthase, giving the protein MADDLFALGGRTFSSRLIMGTGGAPSLEILERALIASGTELTTVAMRRLDPTVQGSVLSVLSKLDIAVLPNTAGCFTAGEAVLTARLAREALGTDWVKLEVVADERTLLPDGVELLDAAEVLVDEGFTVLPYTNDDPVLARKLEDVGCAAIMPLGSPIGSGMGIRNPHNFELIVERAGVPVILDAGAGTASDAALAMELGCAAVMLASAVTRAQEPSLMAAAMRDAVSAGRLAHRAGRIPQRRFAEASSPTEGRATLDPERPAF
- the pknB gene encoding Stk1 family PASTA domain-containing Ser/Thr kinase; amino-acid sequence: MDTTLDDPLVGRVLDGRYRVDARIAAGGMATVYRALDTRLDRVLALKIMHPDLAADTAFVDRFIREAKSVARLAHPNVVAVFDQGTDGPYTYLAMEYISGCTLRDVLRERGALQPRAALDILEPVLAALAAAHRAGFVHRDIKPENVLIGDDGRVKVADFGLVRSVDAATHTTGSVLGTVSYLAPEQIEDGVYDTRVDVYACGVVLYEMLTGSKPHTGGTPAQVLFQHLNEDVPPPSAAVPGLPAALDELVARATARTPELRPTDAAALLGLAREARARTGEAELDAVPPQARSTERSAAEDRTSVIPRPLAGQAAEPVLHHTSRLERPTAPAPEAPPAPRRQRRGTFLVIAAVLLALGIGTGVWYINSGQFTKVPNLLGKTEDQARAELSAAGLGVKKVDRKFSEAFDRGTVMDSDPAGGKKIRGNGAVTLTVSRGPELVSVPDLKGRPLEDAKAELTKAGLAPGIVTQAFSQDVAQGSVISTDPAGGQKRAPDSAVALQVSKGRPVQVPSVTGQPADQARAALEALGLKVATSPDQVNSPAPAGTVANQSVAAGTQAAGGDTVTLTLSKGPRPVQVPNVAGQDVDTARKTLEALGFKVKVERPFLSFSSTVDTQSLPAGQSAPEGSTITIKTKGL
- a CDS encoding sulfite oxidase-like oxidoreductase — encoded protein: MGQPDSREFPGAEQVELPPGQRLQRGWPVTHYGPVPKFKPDRWEFRVFGATADGEKHCWNHEQFAALPFDSVVADLHCVTKFSMQGAEWGGVLAREILSLAPPAPQVTHVMVWAEYGFSSNLRLADFASDRTVFATHMGGEPLTAEHGFPLRLVVPHLYAWKGPKWVRGIEYMTADRRGFWEERGYHNIGDPWREQRYSYQEGPGDGPEL
- a CDS encoding DUF4396 domain-containing protein, producing the protein MEQAHEHHEHHEHHEHHHGDHGHHGHESHGGHAGHESHADHGSHAHHAGPVGWGMAAKATLHCLTGCAIGEVLGMIVGTALSWGNLPTMVLAIVLAFFFGYALTLRGILAAGVDLRSAVRVALAADTLSIAVMELIDNGVIAVWPGAMDAHLSEGLFWFALAVSLALAFVVTTPVNKWMIGRGKGHAVVHQYH
- the thiO gene encoding glycine oxidase ThiO, with product MHASDKGSDHRGHDVRHDVLVIGGGIIGLVTAWRAARHGLRTALADPDPGGGAARVAAGMLAAVTELHYGEETLLGLNLASAARYPEFAAELTEASGGMDLGYRACGTLAVALDADDRLHLRELHALQRRCGLESEWLTGRECRRLEPMLAPGVRGGLRVDGDHQVDPRRLAAALLTACERAGVRIHRAGARRLLVTADRARGALLDDGTELLADQVVLAAGSLSGRLEGVPEQVLPPVRPVKGQVLRLAVPPAYAPFLSRTVRAVVRGSHVYLVPRENGELVIGATSEELGWDTTVTAGGVYELLRDAHELVPGITELPLVETRAGLRPCSPDNAPLLGPTDLPGLHLSTGHYRNGVLLTPLTGDVMAELLTTGAVPEIARPFSPRRFSPARQESYA